The Streptomyces kanamyceticus genome window below encodes:
- a CDS encoding 3-oxoacyl-ACP reductase — MADRYLNLTATAPGRFLTRRLGLPRPVPLRRWSPEHPRLDGELLLLTTGGSRHTDALVELLTAQGLPPATTSGRPAAVVLDATGAARVADLTEVHTALHPVVRSVADNGRVVVLGSPPDPDDHHQAAAQQALEGFVRSLGKELGRGRTANLVRVPGPTGSASSTLRFLLSPKSAYVTGQLIETGPDAAVRDPDDWERPLAGRTALVTGAARGIGEAVADVLVRDGARVVLLDVPSAQQDLVRVADRLGGTALPLDITADDAGDRIVAALPTDGGLDVLVHNAGITRDRTLANMERERWNAVLDVNLGAVLSTTDTLLRTGVLRPGGRIVATSSIAGIAGNAGQTNYAASKAGIIGLTRSLAPRALAEHGVTMNAVAPGFIETRMTASVPLLIREAGRRMNSLSQGGLPIDVAETAAWLATGGMNAQVIRTCGQSLLGA; from the coding sequence CACGGCGCCCGGCCGCTTCCTCACCCGCCGCCTGGGCCTGCCCCGACCGGTCCCACTACGCCGCTGGTCCCCCGAACATCCACGCCTGGACGGCGAGTTGCTGCTCCTCACCACGGGCGGCTCCCGCCACACGGACGCCCTCGTGGAACTCCTCACGGCCCAGGGCCTGCCGCCCGCCACAACCTCCGGGCGGCCCGCGGCAGTTGTCCTCGACGCGACGGGCGCGGCCCGCGTCGCCGACCTCACCGAGGTGCACACCGCGCTGCATCCCGTGGTGCGTTCGGTGGCGGACAACGGCCGCGTGGTCGTGCTCGGCTCCCCGCCCGACCCCGACGACCACCACCAGGCGGCGGCCCAGCAGGCACTCGAAGGGTTCGTACGCTCCCTCGGCAAGGAACTCGGCCGCGGCCGCACCGCCAACCTGGTCCGCGTCCCCGGCCCGACCGGCTCCGCCTCCTCCACCCTGCGCTTCCTCCTCTCCCCCAAGTCCGCCTACGTCACGGGCCAGTTGATCGAGACCGGCCCCGACGCGGCGGTGCGCGACCCCGACGACTGGGAACGCCCCCTGGCCGGACGTACGGCACTGGTCACCGGCGCCGCACGCGGCATCGGCGAAGCGGTGGCGGACGTCCTGGTCCGTGACGGCGCGCGCGTGGTGCTCCTCGACGTGCCCTCGGCCCAACAGGACCTGGTCCGCGTGGCGGATCGCCTGGGCGGCACGGCGCTGCCCCTGGACATCACGGCGGACGACGCGGGCGACCGCATCGTCGCGGCGCTGCCCACCGACGGCGGCTTGGACGTCCTCGTCCACAACGCGGGCATCACCCGCGACCGCACCCTGGCGAACATGGAGCGCGAACGCTGGAACGCGGTGCTCGACGTGAACCTCGGCGCGGTCCTCTCCACGACGGACACGCTCCTGCGCACCGGGGTGCTGCGACCCGGCGGCCGGATCGTCGCCACCTCCTCGATCGCGGGGATCGCCGGTAACGCGGGCCAGACCAACTACGCGGCCAGCAAGGCCGGGATCATCGGCCTCACCCGCTCCCTCGCGCCTCGCGCGCTCGCGGAGCACGGCGTCACGATGAACGCGGTGGCCCCCGGCTTCATCGAGACTCGGATGACGGCGTCGGTCCCCCTCCTGATCCGCGAGGCGGGCCGCCGCATGAACTCCCTGTCCCAGGGAGGGCTCCCCATCGATGTCGCCGAGACGGCCGCCTGGCTGGCGACGGGGGGCATGAACGCCCAGGTGATCCGAACCTGCGGCCAGAGCCTGTTGGGCGCGTAG
- a CDS encoding TetR/AcrR family transcriptional regulator — MPRAVREQQMMDAAVRIFGQRGYRAASMDEIAELAGVSKPLVYLYLNSKEQLFTACIRREAAALVAAVREGVSATEPADRQLWSGLTAFFEHTAERPDGWAVLHAQARTNGAPFAAEVAGMREEILAFVTVLIAEAAREAHRNPALPDREVAGLAQALVGAAESLADWANTDASVSAKEAAATLMNFAWAGLGDLMEGRRWTP; from the coding sequence ATGCCGCGTGCCGTGCGCGAGCAGCAGATGATGGACGCCGCGGTGCGGATCTTCGGGCAGCGGGGGTACCGGGCCGCCTCCATGGACGAGATAGCCGAACTCGCCGGTGTCTCCAAGCCGTTGGTCTACCTGTACCTGAACTCCAAGGAACAGCTCTTCACCGCCTGCATACGGCGGGAAGCCGCCGCGCTCGTCGCCGCGGTGCGCGAGGGGGTGTCGGCGACGGAGCCCGCCGACCGGCAACTCTGGTCCGGGCTCACGGCGTTCTTCGAGCACACCGCGGAGCGGCCCGACGGGTGGGCGGTGCTGCACGCGCAGGCGCGGACCAACGGGGCGCCGTTCGCCGCCGAGGTCGCCGGGATGCGGGAGGAGATCCTCGCCTTCGTGACGGTCCTCATCGCCGAGGCGGCGCGGGAGGCGCACCGTAACCCCGCGCTGCCCGACCGCGAGGTGGCCGGGCTCGCCCAGGCGCTGGTCGGGGCGGCGGAGTCGCTGGCCGACTGGGCCAACACGGACGCGTCCGTCTCCGCGAAGGAGGCTGCGGCGACCCTCATGAACTTCGCCTGGGCGGGGCTCGGTGACCTCATGGAAGGACGGCGCTGGACCCCGTGA
- a CDS encoding dicarboxylate/amino acid:cation symporter, which yields MSANSASPADQVGQPEKPQSGFRIPKFLKIPFWAQILGGLVLGVLLGWIARNQDVDWLVTTLSKVGDTFIGLLKLAVAPLVFFAILVSITNLRKVNNAARLATRTLLWFMITSLIAVAIGLAIGLITNPGSGTGLTPKDGKAPDHAGSWIDFLTGIIPTDVITPFTQLNVLQIVFMAAVAGIAVLKIGDKAQPILELSESVLALLQKALWWVIKLSPIGTIGLIGFAIADYGWNLISKYATFTADIYIGCALVMFGVYPLLLAFVAKVNPLQFFKGAWPAIQLAFVSRSSVGTMPITQKVTERLGVPKEYTSFAVPFGATTKMDGCAAIYPSIAAIFVAQIFDVNLGIKEYLLIAFVSVVGSAATAGLTGATVMLTLTLSTLGLPMEGVGLLLAIDPVLDMMRTATNVAGQALVPVIVAAREKILDHEAYESASASPLDDFDESPSSRAVPVAA from the coding sequence GTGTCCGCGAATTCCGCGTCCCCCGCCGACCAGGTCGGGCAGCCCGAGAAGCCCCAGTCCGGCTTCCGGATACCCAAGTTCCTCAAGATCCCCTTCTGGGCGCAGATCCTCGGCGGCCTGGTCCTGGGTGTCCTGCTCGGCTGGATCGCCCGCAACCAGGACGTCGACTGGCTCGTCACCACCCTCTCCAAGGTCGGCGACACCTTCATCGGGCTCCTGAAGCTCGCGGTCGCCCCGCTCGTCTTCTTCGCGATCCTCGTGTCGATCACCAACCTGCGGAAGGTCAACAACGCCGCGCGCCTGGCCACCCGCACCCTGCTCTGGTTCATGATCACGTCGCTGATCGCGGTGGCCATCGGCCTCGCCATCGGCCTGATCACCAACCCGGGCTCCGGCACGGGCCTCACCCCCAAGGACGGCAAGGCGCCCGACCACGCGGGCTCCTGGATCGACTTCCTGACCGGGATCATCCCGACGGACGTCATCACGCCCTTCACGCAGCTCAACGTCCTGCAGATCGTCTTCATGGCCGCCGTCGCCGGCATCGCCGTGCTGAAGATCGGTGACAAGGCCCAGCCGATCCTGGAGCTGAGCGAGTCCGTCCTCGCCCTCCTCCAGAAGGCCCTGTGGTGGGTCATCAAGCTCTCCCCGATCGGCACCATCGGCCTCATCGGCTTCGCCATCGCGGACTACGGCTGGAACCTCATCAGCAAGTACGCGACGTTCACCGCGGACATCTACATCGGCTGCGCCCTGGTGATGTTCGGCGTCTACCCGCTGCTGCTCGCCTTCGTCGCCAAGGTCAACCCGCTCCAGTTCTTCAAGGGCGCCTGGCCCGCGATCCAGCTGGCCTTCGTCTCGCGCTCCTCGGTCGGCACCATGCCGATCACCCAGAAGGTCACCGAGCGCCTCGGCGTCCCGAAGGAGTACACGTCCTTCGCGGTTCCCTTCGGCGCCACGACGAAGATGGACGGCTGCGCCGCGATCTACCCGTCGATCGCCGCGATCTTCGTCGCGCAGATCTTCGACGTGAACCTGGGCATCAAGGAGTACCTGCTCATCGCGTTCGTCTCGGTCGTCGGCTCCGCCGCCACCGCCGGTCTCACCGGCGCCACGGTCATGCTGACGCTGACCCTGTCGACGCTCGGCCTGCCGATGGAGGGCGTGGGCCTGCTGCTCGCCATCGACCCGGTCCTGGACATGATGCGCACCGCCACCAACGTGGCAGGACAGGCGCTGGTCCCGGTGATCGTCGCGGCCCGCGAGAAGATCCTCGACCACGAGGCGTACGAAAGCGCTTCGGCGTCCCCGCTGGACGACTTCGACGAGTCGCCCTCGTCGCGCGCGGTGCCTGTGGCCGCCTGA
- a CDS encoding DUF4229 domain-containing protein: MLRYTLMRLGIFVGCFLVVWGLVYSEILPRGLGDSNMLWVLLLSLVISAPISFVALRKERDRASATVVARVDRTKANLEANRTQEDEADDVARARTQG, translated from the coding sequence ATGCTCCGCTACACGCTGATGCGCCTCGGGATCTTCGTGGGTTGCTTCTTGGTCGTCTGGGGCCTCGTCTACTCCGAGATCCTGCCGCGCGGGCTCGGCGACTCGAACATGCTGTGGGTGCTCCTGCTCTCGCTGGTCATCTCCGCGCCCATCAGCTTCGTCGCGCTGCGCAAGGAGCGGGACCGCGCGTCGGCCACCGTCGTCGCGCGCGTGGACCGCACCAAGGCCAACCTGGAGGCCAACCGCACCCAGGAGGACGAGGCCGACGACGTCGCCCGCGCGCGGACGCAGGGCTGA
- a CDS encoding GNAT family N-acetyltransferase, whose translation MALTFQLDPEVDPALRDGVLALWADVSNAGGAVGFVPPVTVDEIRPEWIKRLAELSEGRTRLLVGYDEEGAVAATAFLAYNQHRLMAHWIWLYVVMVHPRHQGKGYGRDLMAAAADAARGLEGVEAIRLTCRGGTGVDRFYASCGYKEVGRVPGAIRVGPGDDRDDITMLLPLP comes from the coding sequence ATGGCACTTACATTTCAGCTGGACCCCGAGGTCGACCCGGCGCTGCGCGACGGCGTCCTCGCGCTCTGGGCCGACGTGTCCAACGCGGGCGGGGCCGTCGGCTTCGTCCCGCCCGTGACCGTCGACGAGATACGCCCGGAGTGGATCAAGCGCCTGGCTGAGCTGAGCGAGGGCCGCACCCGGCTGCTCGTGGGGTACGACGAAGAGGGCGCCGTCGCCGCGACCGCCTTCCTCGCGTACAACCAGCACCGCCTGATGGCGCACTGGATCTGGCTGTACGTCGTGATGGTGCACCCGCGCCACCAGGGCAAGGGGTACGGGCGCGACCTGATGGCCGCCGCGGCGGACGCCGCCCGTGGTCTGGAGGGCGTCGAGGCGATCCGGCTCACCTGCCGGGGCGGCACCGGCGTCGACCGCTTCTACGCCTCCTGCGGATACAAGGAGGTCGGGCGGGTGCCCGGCGCGATCCGGGTCGGTCCTGGCGACGACCGCGACGACATCACGATGCTGCTTCCGCTGCCGTAG
- the mqnE gene encoding aminofutalosine synthase MqnE, with the protein MDAGLKRDLEQKVRDGERLSREDGIALYESDDLAWLGGLAHEVRTRKNGDVVHFNVNRHLNMTNVCTASCAYCSFQRKPGEKDAYTMRIEEAVRLAKAMEGENLTELHIVNGLHPNLPWRYYPRSLSELKKALPNVSLKAFTATEIHHFETISGMSASDILDELIEAGLESLTGGGAEIFDWEVRQHIVDHRTHWEDWSRIHRLAHEKGLKTPCTMLYGHIEEPRHRVDHVLRLRELQDETGGFQVFIPLRYQHDFVDMQDGKVRNKLQARTTMASGAEALKTFAVSRLLFDNVPHVKVFWVMHGLQTTQLALQHGADDMDGSVVEYKITHDADNFGTPNKLTREDLLDLIREAGFRPIERNTRYEAIREYEGPDLTLRDTPQAMRV; encoded by the coding sequence ATGGACGCAGGTCTCAAGCGCGATCTTGAGCAGAAGGTCCGCGACGGCGAGCGGCTGTCCCGCGAGGACGGCATCGCGCTCTACGAGTCGGACGACCTGGCCTGGCTCGGCGGCCTCGCCCACGAGGTGCGCACGCGCAAGAACGGCGACGTCGTGCACTTCAACGTCAACCGCCACCTCAACATGACGAACGTGTGCACCGCGTCCTGCGCGTACTGCTCGTTCCAGCGCAAGCCGGGCGAGAAGGACGCGTACACGATGCGCATCGAGGAGGCCGTCCGCCTCGCCAAGGCGATGGAGGGCGAGAACCTCACCGAGCTGCACATCGTCAACGGTCTGCACCCGAACCTGCCGTGGCGCTACTACCCGCGTTCGCTCAGCGAGCTGAAGAAGGCGCTGCCGAACGTCTCCCTGAAGGCGTTCACGGCCACCGAGATCCACCACTTCGAGACGATCTCCGGCATGTCGGCCTCCGACATCCTGGACGAGCTCATCGAGGCGGGTCTCGAATCGCTGACCGGCGGTGGCGCGGAGATCTTCGACTGGGAAGTGCGCCAGCACATCGTCGACCACCGCACCCACTGGGAGGACTGGTCGCGCATCCACCGGCTCGCGCACGAGAAGGGTCTGAAGACCCCGTGCACGATGCTGTACGGCCACATCGAGGAGCCCCGCCACCGGGTCGACCACGTGCTGCGCCTGCGTGAACTCCAGGACGAGACCGGCGGTTTCCAGGTCTTCATCCCGCTGCGCTACCAGCACGACTTCGTGGACATGCAGGACGGCAAGGTCCGCAACAAGCTCCAGGCGCGCACCACCATGGCGTCCGGCGCGGAGGCCCTGAAGACCTTCGCGGTCTCCCGCCTCCTCTTCGACAACGTCCCGCACGTCAAGGTCTTCTGGGTGATGCACGGCCTGCAGACCACGCAGCTCGCGCTGCAGCACGGCGCGGACGACATGGACGGCTCGGTCGTCGAGTACAAGATCACGCATGACGCGGACAACTTCGGTACGCCGAACAAGCTGACCCGCGAGGACCTGCTCGACCTGATCCGCGAGGCGGGCTTCCGCCCGATCGAGCGGAACACGCGCTACGAGGCGATCCGTGAGTACGAGGGTCCTGACCTCACGCTGCGGGACACGCCGCAGGCGATGCGGGTCTGA
- a CDS encoding Lrp/AsnC family transcriptional regulator gives MDAVDRQLIQALRENGRASYAELGRLVGLSGPSVTDRINRLEAAGVITGYRATVDSASLGLGVIALIGISLSDAADHEDVARRLKDLHEIEDCWFIAGDDSYMLKVRASDVDGLEKTIRRLSGTRGVSRTRTTIVLSTKWENRVGELPEEV, from the coding sequence ATGGACGCCGTGGACAGGCAGCTCATCCAGGCCCTGCGGGAGAACGGCAGGGCCTCGTACGCGGAACTCGGGCGGCTCGTGGGCCTCTCAGGCCCCAGCGTCACGGACCGGATCAACCGCCTCGAAGCGGCCGGTGTCATCACCGGCTACCGCGCCACCGTCGACTCCGCCTCGCTCGGTCTCGGTGTCATCGCCCTCATCGGTATCTCGCTCTCCGACGCCGCCGACCACGAGGACGTGGCGCGGCGCCTGAAGGACCTGCACGAGATCGAGGACTGCTGGTTCATCGCGGGCGACGACTCGTACATGCTCAAGGTCAGGGCCAGTGACGTGGACGGCCTGGAGAAGACGATCCGCAGACTCAGCGGCACCCGCGGGGTCTCGCGCACGCGGACCACGATCGTGCTCTCCACCAAGTGGGAGAACCGGGTCGGGGAGCTTCCCGAAGAGGTGTAG
- a CDS encoding UbiX family flavin prenyltransferase, producing MNPGDTQRRPWIVGVSGASGTPYAAAVLRALLAAGESVDLVVSRASRLTLLDETGISFRDAHWRDDLAAWLARGADGKPGTFDVRPESLDGVRYWAAGDLAAGPSSGSYATKGMLIVPASTACVAGVALGLSKDLLQRSASVTLKEGRRLVVCVRETPLNGQTLKHLVSLDEAGAIVLPASPAFYAGATHIQDLVDFVAGRVLDAAGVPHGLYRRWEGELGSGSGGGSGSRGD from the coding sequence GTGAACCCAGGAGATACGCAGCGTAGGCCTTGGATCGTGGGGGTGTCGGGTGCCTCGGGTACCCCGTACGCCGCCGCCGTGCTGCGTGCGCTGCTCGCGGCGGGGGAGAGCGTGGACCTCGTCGTCTCGCGCGCCTCACGGCTCACGCTGCTCGACGAGACCGGCATCTCCTTCCGGGACGCGCACTGGCGCGACGACCTGGCGGCGTGGCTCGCGCGCGGCGCGGACGGGAAGCCGGGGACGTTCGACGTACGTCCCGAGTCGCTGGACGGGGTGCGGTACTGGGCCGCGGGGGATCTGGCGGCGGGGCCTTCGTCGGGGTCGTACGCGACGAAGGGGATGCTGATCGTCCCGGCGTCCACGGCGTGTGTGGCCGGGGTGGCGCTCGGACTCTCGAAGGATCTGCTGCAGCGGTCGGCGAGCGTGACGCTGAAGGAAGGCCGACGTCTGGTGGTCTGCGTACGCGAGACGCCGCTGAACGGGCAGACGCTGAAGCACTTGGTGAGCCTGGACGAGGCGGGCGCGATCGTGCTGCCCGCCTCTCCGGCGTTCTACGCGGGGGCGACGCACATCCAGGACTTGGTGGACTTCGTCGCCGGGCGGGTGCTCGACGCGGCAGGGGTGCCGCACGGCCTGTACCGCCGTTGGGAGGGCGAGCTCGGCTCCGGTTCCGGAGGCGGCTCGGGCTCCCGGGGTGATTAG
- the mqnP gene encoding menaquinone biosynthesis prenyltransferase MqnP — protein sequence MSSASAAIPQPGRTKAFLRLVMIEHSVFALPFAYIAALTAMFQLDENIHWGRLLLVTICMVGLRTFAMAANRIIDREIDARNPRTAHRELVTGAVSVKSAWTGALIALVIFLGSAALLNPLCLALAPVAVVPMVVYPYGKRFTNFPQAILGIAQAMGPVGAWIAITGEWSGQAVILGLAVGVWIGGFDLIYACQDVETDREVGVMSVPARFGIPASIWGARACHLVTTALLVWYAAASDAGGFFWFGLAIVAGAFVYEHSIVKPNDLSRLNRAFFQVNGFIGIALFVCALLDLLVRGLTV from the coding sequence GTGAGTTCAGCATCAGCCGCGATCCCGCAGCCGGGACGTACCAAAGCGTTCCTTCGCCTGGTCATGATCGAGCACTCGGTCTTCGCGCTGCCCTTCGCCTACATCGCCGCGCTCACCGCGATGTTCCAGCTGGACGAGAACATCCACTGGGGGCGGCTGCTCCTGGTCACCATCTGCATGGTGGGCCTGCGCACGTTCGCCATGGCGGCGAACCGGATCATCGACCGCGAGATCGACGCCCGCAATCCGCGCACCGCGCACCGCGAGCTCGTCACGGGCGCGGTCTCGGTGAAGTCCGCCTGGACCGGCGCGCTGATCGCGCTCGTGATCTTCCTCGGCTCGGCCGCGCTGCTCAATCCGCTCTGCCTGGCGCTCGCGCCGGTCGCGGTGGTCCCGATGGTCGTCTATCCGTACGGCAAGCGGTTCACGAACTTCCCGCAGGCGATCCTCGGCATCGCGCAGGCGATGGGCCCGGTCGGCGCGTGGATCGCGATCACCGGCGAGTGGTCGGGGCAGGCGGTGATCCTCGGCCTCGCGGTCGGCGTGTGGATCGGCGGCTTCGACCTGATCTACGCCTGTCAGGACGTGGAGACGGACCGCGAGGTCGGCGTGATGTCGGTGCCCGCGCGGTTCGGCATCCCGGCCTCCATCTGGGGCGCGCGCGCCTGCCACCTGGTGACCACGGCGCTGCTCGTCTGGTACGCGGCGGCCAGCGACGCGGGCGGGTTCTTCTGGTTCGGGCTCGCGATCGTCGCGGGTGCCTTCGTGTACGAGCACTCGATCGTGAAGCCGAACGACCTGTCCCGGCTCAACCGCGCCTTCTTCCAGGTGAACGGTTTCATCGGAATCGCCCTGTTCGTCTGCGCGCTGCTCGATCTGCTCGTACGCGGGCTCACCGTCTGA
- a CDS encoding menaquinone biosynthesis decarboxylase, producing MAYDDLRSLLRALEREGDLKRIKAEVDPYLEVGEITDRVQKAGGPALLFENVRGSAMPLAMNVYGTDRRLLKALGLKSYGEISEKIGGLLKPELPHGFVGVREAFGKLGAMTHVPPKKVKSDSAPVQEVVLTGDDVDLEQLPALFTWPEDGGSFFNLGLTHTKDPDSGVRNLGLYRLQRHDKRTIGMHWQIHKDSRNHYQVAARRGEKLPVAIAFGCPPAVTYASTAPLPGDMDEYMLAGFIQGKRVEMVDCKTVPLQVPAHAEVVIEGWLEPGEMLPEGPFGDHTGFYTPQEPFPALKIDCVTMRRRPLLQSIVVGRPPTEDGPLGRATERFFLPLLKVIVPDIVDYHLPESGGFHNCAIVSIDKKYPKHAQKVMHAIWGAHMMSLTKLIIVVDKDCDVHNLHEVSWRALGNTDYARDLTVVEGPVDHLDHASYQQFWGGKAGIDATKKLPEEGYVRDGGWPNMVESDPETASMVDRRWKEYGLS from the coding sequence ATGGCTTATGACGATCTTCGCTCCCTGCTCCGTGCACTGGAGCGCGAGGGCGATCTCAAGCGCATCAAGGCCGAGGTCGACCCGTACCTGGAGGTCGGTGAGATCACCGACCGCGTCCAGAAGGCCGGCGGCCCCGCGCTCCTCTTCGAGAACGTGCGCGGCTCGGCGATGCCCCTCGCGATGAACGTGTACGGGACGGACCGGCGCCTGCTGAAGGCGCTCGGCCTGAAGTCGTACGGCGAGATCAGCGAGAAGATCGGCGGCCTGCTCAAGCCGGAGCTGCCGCACGGCTTCGTCGGGGTGCGCGAGGCGTTCGGGAAGCTCGGCGCGATGACGCACGTACCGCCGAAGAAGGTGAAGTCCGACAGCGCGCCCGTCCAGGAGGTCGTCCTCACCGGCGACGACGTGGACCTGGAGCAGCTGCCCGCGCTCTTCACCTGGCCCGAGGACGGCGGCTCCTTCTTCAACCTCGGCCTGACCCACACCAAGGACCCGGACTCCGGGGTGCGCAACCTCGGGCTCTACCGGCTGCAGCGCCACGACAAGCGCACCATCGGCATGCACTGGCAGATCCACAAGGACAGCCGCAACCACTACCAGGTGGCCGCGCGGCGCGGCGAGAAGCTCCCCGTCGCCATCGCCTTCGGCTGTCCGCCCGCCGTGACGTACGCCTCCACGGCGCCGCTGCCCGGTGACATGGACGAGTACATGCTGGCCGGGTTCATCCAGGGCAAGCGCGTCGAGATGGTCGACTGCAAGACGGTCCCGCTCCAGGTCCCGGCGCACGCCGAGGTCGTCATCGAGGGCTGGCTGGAGCCGGGCGAGATGCTTCCGGAGGGTCCCTTCGGCGACCACACCGGCTTCTACACGCCGCAGGAACCGTTCCCCGCGCTGAAGATCGACTGCGTGACGATGCGGCGGCGCCCGCTGCTCCAGTCGATCGTGGTCGGCCGCCCGCCGACGGAGGACGGCCCCCTCGGCCGCGCGACCGAGCGCTTCTTCCTCCCCCTCCTCAAGGTGATCGTCCCGGACATCGTCGACTACCACCTGCCGGAGTCGGGCGGCTTCCACAACTGCGCGATCGTCTCGATCGACAAGAAGTACCCGAAGCACGCGCAGAAGGTGATGCACGCCATCTGGGGCGCGCACATGATGTCCCTGACGAAGCTGATCATCGTGGTGGACAAGGACTGCGACGTGCACAACCTGCACGAGGTGTCCTGGCGCGCGCTCGGCAACACCGACTACGCCCGCGACCTCACCGTCGTCGAGGGCCCGGTCGACCACCTCGACCACGCCTCCTACCAGCAGTTCTGGGGTGGCAAGGCGGGCATCGACGCGACGAAGAAGCTGCCTGAAGAGGGCTACGTACGGGACGGGGGCTGGCCGAACATGGTCGAGTCCGACCCGGAGACGGCGTCGATGGTCGACCGCCGTTGGAAGGAGTACGGACTCTCGTGA
- a CDS encoding PLDc N-terminal domain-containing protein translates to MLRYLPFLLVLAVWIYAFIDVLNTPEKEVRHFPKVVWVILVLLFGEVLLGPIAWFVTGKKRRAPGAGGAGRGRTQWVAPDDNPEFLKSLRDENPSKNPDKNDDGDDGDDGDDEKKKRDKGSES, encoded by the coding sequence ATGCTCAGGTATCTGCCGTTCCTGCTGGTCCTGGCGGTGTGGATCTATGCCTTCATCGATGTCCTGAACACCCCGGAGAAGGAAGTCAGGCACTTCCCCAAGGTGGTGTGGGTCATCCTCGTGCTGCTCTTCGGCGAGGTCCTCCTCGGCCCGATCGCCTGGTTCGTCACGGGCAAGAAGCGCCGGGCACCCGGCGCGGGCGGCGCCGGAAGGGGCCGCACCCAGTGGGTGGCGCCCGACGACAACCCGGAGTTCCTGAAGTCCCTCAGGGACGAGAACCCCAGCAAGAACCCCGACAAGAACGACGACGGCGACGACGGCGACGACGGCGACGACGAGAAGAAGAAGCGGGACAAGGGCAGCGAGAGCTGA
- a CDS encoding LysR family transcriptional regulator translates to MELRLLATFEKVATVLSFTRAAAELKYAQSSVTSQIRALETSLGTELFDRLGSRIRLTEAGERLLPYARQIIELADEARAAVVGADEPSGTIAVGTMESLTSYRLPPLLELFHHRYPGVRLSLRTTIGDATKEALRQGTYDVGFLMEPERVHPGLESEVLAEEPLTLVAAPAHPLAARSAVTTAELTEVSLLATEPGCAYRDLFERELGCWGSHGVSFMEFGTIEATKQGVAGGLGVALLPAAAVARELADGTLVRLPWDPPFTLWTQLAWRSGKRLPSHVRLFVEQAVRLVREQASP, encoded by the coding sequence ATGGAGCTCCGGCTGCTCGCGACCTTCGAGAAGGTCGCCACCGTCCTCAGCTTCACCCGCGCCGCCGCCGAGCTGAAGTACGCCCAGTCCAGCGTCACCAGCCAGATCCGCGCCCTGGAGACCTCCCTCGGCACCGAACTCTTCGACCGGCTCGGCAGCCGGATCCGGCTGACCGAGGCGGGCGAGCGGCTGCTGCCCTACGCCCGGCAGATCATCGAACTCGCCGACGAGGCACGGGCCGCGGTCGTCGGCGCCGACGAACCGTCCGGCACCATCGCGGTCGGCACCATGGAGTCGCTGACCTCCTACCGCCTTCCGCCGCTCCTCGAACTCTTCCACCACCGCTACCCCGGCGTGCGGCTCTCGCTGCGTACGACCATCGGTGATGCCACGAAGGAGGCGCTGCGGCAGGGCACCTACGACGTGGGCTTCCTCATGGAGCCCGAGCGCGTCCACCCGGGCCTGGAGAGCGAGGTGCTCGCCGAGGAGCCGCTGACCCTGGTCGCCGCGCCCGCGCACCCGCTGGCCGCCCGCTCCGCGGTGACCACGGCCGAGCTGACCGAGGTGTCGCTGCTCGCGACCGAGCCGGGCTGCGCGTACCGCGACCTGTTCGAGCGGGAGCTCGGATGCTGGGGTTCGCACGGGGTCTCCTTCATGGAGTTCGGCACGATCGAGGCGACCAAGCAAGGTGTGGCGGGCGGGCTCGGGGTGGCGCTGCTGCCCGCCGCCGCGGTGGCGCGGGAGCTGGCGGACGGCACGTTGGTGCGGCTGCCGTGGGACCCGCCGTTCACACTGTGGACGCAGCTCGCGTGGCGGTCGGGGAAGCGGCTTCCTTCCCACGTACGGCTGTTCGTGGAGCAGGCCGTGCGGCTCGTGCGGGAGCAAGCGTCACCCTGA